A segment of the Streptomyces pactum genome:
CGCTCCCGACCTGCTGCGCTGGCACATGCCGAGAATCGCTCCGGACGGGTTGCTGCGTCCGGGCCTCACGCTCACCCTGGCGCGGTACGACATCGCGGGACGCGAGGGGGCACCTCCGGTGCACCTCGTGGTGCGGACCCCGCCCGCCCGGGCGGACGGCGGCCAGCGGTTCAGCCTGGCCCTGTGGGACGGCTCCGGCCCGGAAACCGGCGCCCCGCGGCACCCGCATCCCCGGCCCGGCCGGCGGTTCCGCCTCGATCTGCACCGCCACCTGTGGGACGCCCGCAGAACCGGTGAACTGCGTGTCCGCTCGGGTGCCGACCTGCCGCCCGCCGACGACCCGCCCGAATTTCCCGGCCTGCTCGGAACCCTGCCACCAGGGCGTCGGTGTGCCGTCGACCGGTGGGCGGCTGAGGCGCGGCTCCTGCTCCGCGCCGAGGGCCGGCCGAAGCTCGGCATCCCGACCGTCACCGTGCGGCTCGGGGCCGGGCGACGGCTGGCCCTGGAACTGGTCGGGGACGTCGAGGACGTCCAGGACGCCGAGGGCGGGGACGGTACAGGTGGGCCCGCGCTGCGGATAGGGCCGGCGCCCGCCCGCGGAGCCGCGTCCGCGCTGCCGGTGCTGCCCGACGCGGCGACCTGGGTGCCACCGGACCTGGAACTGGTGCGCGCCGGTGCGATCGACGCCGCCCGGCTGCATCCGTTGGTGGCTTCCGCGCTGACCCCGGGCCACGCGCCCGCGGCCTCGCCCCGGCCTCCGGACCGGCCGGAGAAGACGCGGCCGGTGGACTGCCGGGGAGCCCGGCACCGTATCGGCCTCGTCGACGGCGCACTGGCGGCGCTCGACCACGACCCGGCGGAGATCCGCCGGGAGGAGTTGCTGGCCGCGCTGACCGGCACGCCGCTGCCCTGCCTCCAGGCCATCGACGAGGCCCACCGGCGCCCGGAGTGCCTCCCGGACATCCGCGAACGCCTCAACCACGGCGACACCGTCGGCGCCCTCGCCGTCGTCGAAGCCCTGCTGGGTCCGGCCGCCCGTCTGCGCGACGGGGCGCTGCGGGACGAACTCGAGGCCGCCGCACTGCGGCGGATCGCCTACGGGATGTTCCGCGCGGGCCTCGACGGACCCGGCCCGGGGCGCGTCCGTCCGGACCGTCAGCGGCCCCGCCCAGGGCGCTCCCGCCCGCGCCACGCCACCCACGACTGACCCGGGGAACTCCCTCTCCGCACGTCCCTCCCCGCACCGACTCCCACCACCACGAACCCACAGGTGATGACATATGACGACTTGTGCTCCCCTGCCCTCCGTACCCGCCGTCGGCTCGCCCGCCGCCCCCTCCGCTTCCGCGGCCCTCTCCGCTTCCGCTTGCGCTTCCGCGGACCCCGCCGTCCCTGACTCTGCCGCCTCCCAGCTCGACGTCGCCGGTGAGCTGCTGACCATGCTGCGCGACTCGACCACCGAGCCGAGGCCCGACATCCAGCTCGAGGCACTCACCCTGGCCGTGGCCGCCGACCTCCCCGTGCTGCTCTGGGGTGAGCCCGGGATCGGCAAGACCGCGGCCCTGACCCAGCTCGCCGCCGCCCTGGACCTCCCGCTGACCACCGTGATCGCCAGCGTGCACGAGCCGTCCGACTTCTCCGGGCTGCCCGTCGTCGGTGACGACCCCGCGGAGCAGGGCGTCCCGATGGCACCGCCGGACTGGGCGGTGCGGCTGGTGCGGGCCGGCCGGGGGCTGCTGTTCCTGGACGAGCTGTCCACCGCGCCGCCCGCCGTGCAGGCCGCCCTGCTCCGCCTCGTCCTCGAGCGGCGCATCGGCGCGCTTCGGTTGCCGCCCGGCGTCCGGATCGTGGCCGCCGCCAACCCGCGGTCCTCGGCGGCCGACGGCTGGGAGCTGAGCCCGCCGCTCGCCAACCGGTTCGTCCACCTCCAGTGGACCCACGACCAGGACGTCGTCGTACGGGGCCTCGGCGGGACCTGGCCCCGGGCGACCCTGCCGCGGCTCGACCCGGACGGTCTGGCGGAGGCCGTGGGCTACGCCCGCCGCGCGGTGTGCGCGTTCCTCACCGCCCGCCCCGGGCTCGTGCACCGGCTGCCCAGCGGCGAAACGCGCCGGGGCGGCGCCTGGCCGTCGCCGCGGAGC
Coding sequences within it:
- a CDS encoding AAA family ATPase, translated to MLRDSTTEPRPDIQLEALTLAVAADLPVLLWGEPGIGKTAALTQLAAALDLPLTTVIASVHEPSDFSGLPVVGDDPAEQGVPMAPPDWAVRLVRAGRGLLFLDELSTAPPAVQAALLRLVLERRIGALRLPPGVRIVAAANPRSSAADGWELSPPLANRFVHLQWTHDQDVVVRGLGGTWPRATLPRLDPDGLAEAVGYARRAVCAFLTARPGLVHRLPSGETRRGGAWPSPRSWEMTLCLIAFATAAGSSREVLSLLVRGTVGDGPGLELMAGLDRMDLPDPETLLADPSGAVLPERGDLRQAVLDGVVAAVRKRPEKSRWDAAWALLARAMETGAPDVVVVPATTLAGLRRQDWDVPASIDRLAGAMSLSRRADRAADRAAARNAGTAKAAR